Proteins encoded in a region of the Haloarcula sp. CBA1129 genome:
- a CDS encoding RPA12/RPB9/RPC11 RNA polymerase family protein produces the protein MQFCDECGSMMHTEGDTWLCRSCENEESRDSQAEAAMAIQNGQRDDGAPAVADATQRSTETMQESCPADGCDSDRAYYEMLPKPGGSYEVRLFTCIECGHKWRES, from the coding sequence ATGCAATTCTGTGACGAGTGTGGTTCGATGATGCACACGGAGGGCGATACATGGCTGTGTCGCTCCTGTGAGAACGAGGAGTCGCGGGACTCGCAAGCGGAGGCGGCGATGGCGATTCAGAACGGACAGCGCGACGACGGGGCACCCGCTGTGGCCGACGCGACCCAGCGCTCCACCGAGACAATGCAGGAGTCCTGTCCGGCGGACGGCTGTGACAGCGACCGGGCTTACTACGAGATGCTGCCGAAGCCGGGCGGTTCCTACGAGGTTCGACTGTTCACCTGCATCGAGTGCGGCCACAAATGGCGCGAGTCCTGA
- a CDS encoding DMT family transporter, which yields MISRRTLALAAVASVLLGGTFVGAKAGLSYLPPLLFVALRFDIAAVVLLSYVVVTRSRDDLLPQTRGDVLAILSTGLFALGLANALIFVGQQSATSAVAAIIFSLNPILTPVFAALLLSDERLSARGGLGMVIGLLGVGLVVSPDPAMLLSGGIGKLILFAGATSAALGSVLIRWSGGGLSSTVRTAWALPVAAAFCHALSVGMGESLATAVWSPTAIAALLYVGIFAGAIAYIAYFGLLDVTGAIQANLIFYVVPVVSTLGGWAVLGEAITPTAVAGFLTIFTGFAVLGSESVDIHALLSDTADEADTVSESLGIADEPRGFESD from the coding sequence ATGATTTCGCGCCGGACCCTCGCCCTCGCTGCGGTCGCCAGCGTTTTGCTCGGCGGAACCTTCGTCGGCGCGAAGGCTGGCCTGTCGTATCTCCCGCCGCTTCTGTTTGTCGCCCTGCGGTTCGACATCGCCGCTGTCGTGCTCCTCAGCTACGTTGTCGTGACGCGGTCCCGGGATGACCTGCTCCCGCAAACCCGCGGCGATGTGCTGGCGATCCTCTCGACGGGCCTGTTCGCGCTTGGCCTCGCAAACGCACTGATATTCGTGGGCCAGCAGTCCGCCACTAGCGCGGTCGCCGCCATCATCTTCAGCCTCAACCCGATACTGACGCCGGTGTTCGCCGCTCTCCTGCTCTCCGACGAACGGCTTTCGGCTCGGGGCGGCCTCGGGATGGTTATCGGCCTGCTCGGCGTCGGCCTCGTCGTCAGCCCCGACCCGGCGATGCTCCTGAGCGGGGGCATCGGGAAACTCATCCTGTTCGCTGGCGCGACCAGCGCCGCGCTGGGCAGCGTCCTCATCAGGTGGTCCGGCGGCGGCCTGTCGAGTACGGTCCGGACCGCGTGGGCGCTCCCCGTCGCCGCCGCGTTCTGTCACGCGCTGAGCGTCGGCATGGGCGAGTCGCTTGCCACGGCGGTCTGGTCTCCGACCGCGATAGCGGCCCTGCTGTACGTCGGTATCTTCGCTGGGGCAATCGCTTACATCGCCTACTTCGGTCTGCTCGATGTCACTGGCGCAATTCAGGCCAACCTCATCTTCTACGTCGTTCCCGTCGTGTCGACGCTCGGCGGGTGGGCCGTACTCGGCGAGGCAATCACTCCGACCGCAGTGGCGGGCTTTCTGACCATCTTCACCGGGTTCGCGGTGCTTGGCAGCGAGTCGGTCGATATCCACGCGCTACTCTCGGACACCGCTGACGAGGCTGACACCGTGTCCGAGAGTCTCGGCATCGCGGACGAACCGCGCGGGTTCGAGTCCGACTGA
- a CDS encoding winged helix-turn-helix domain-containing protein produces the protein MESALEEIEFLALSSNRVEVLRLLAAEPHSRGELATETGASQATLGRIIADFEERSWIRRTGGEYVATATGRIVADGFTDLLDSLETERRLRDIVQYLPTDAMDFDLQHLADATITVPSQTRPNAPVQRLLDLLRDAETVRTFSHAFNDQAIRVVQKRVSAGEQRFSGVFSPGAIDALAADDRLRSQLESLRAEPDASLRVRNDGVPLAVMIADDVVHLLLRDGNGVLQASLESTAPAVHEWAVETFDTYWESADPLSAERSL, from the coding sequence ATGGAATCGGCGCTCGAAGAGATCGAGTTCCTCGCGCTCTCGTCGAACCGGGTCGAGGTGCTACGGCTCCTAGCGGCGGAGCCACACTCACGCGGGGAACTCGCAACTGAAACCGGCGCGTCACAGGCGACGCTCGGGCGTATCATCGCTGACTTCGAAGAGCGGTCGTGGATTCGCCGGACAGGTGGCGAGTACGTCGCGACGGCGACGGGCCGCATCGTCGCCGACGGCTTTACCGACCTGCTCGACAGCCTCGAAACCGAGCGGCGACTGCGCGACATCGTCCAGTATCTTCCAACTGATGCGATGGACTTCGATCTGCAGCACTTGGCCGACGCGACAATCACCGTCCCGAGCCAGACACGTCCGAACGCGCCGGTCCAGCGACTGCTCGACTTGCTTCGAGACGCCGAGACGGTCCGGACGTTTTCCCACGCGTTCAACGACCAAGCGATCCGGGTCGTACAGAAGCGTGTCAGCGCCGGCGAACAGCGGTTTTCAGGCGTGTTCTCGCCCGGCGCAATCGACGCGCTGGCGGCGGACGACCGGCTCCGAAGCCAACTCGAATCGCTACGTGCCGAACCGGACGCGTCACTCCGGGTTCGGAACGACGGCGTGCCACTCGCCGTAATGATCGCTGATGATGTGGTCCATCTGCTGTTGCGCGACGGCAACGGCGTCCTGCAGGCATCGCTCGAATCGACTGCGCCAGCCGTTCACGAGTGGGCCGTCGAGACGTTCGACACCTACTGGGAGTCCGCGGACCCGCTCTCGGCCGAGCGGTCGCTGTAA
- a CDS encoding uracil-DNA glycosylase family protein, with protein sequence MKNVTARQHNPFGFDAPCEPFVPGYGDANAHFHVIGDHPGVHGGATSGIPFTDNAAGERLQRALVAAGLLAEAGTPPTVEKTYLSYLYMCGGDPPTETDYDDFEPLFDTELRAITAHVLLPVGERATRHVFANTTSEPTESIDMDARHATEVVGSGWLVFPIKEPAEWTDDDEEALVDALTALLETDYRREADLGRFMPGEDPYLVR encoded by the coding sequence GTGAAGAACGTCACGGCCCGCCAGCACAACCCCTTCGGCTTCGATGCGCCGTGTGAGCCGTTCGTGCCGGGGTACGGCGACGCCAACGCCCACTTCCACGTCATCGGTGACCACCCCGGCGTCCACGGTGGCGCGACATCCGGCATCCCGTTTACCGACAACGCTGCGGGCGAGCGTCTCCAGCGGGCCCTCGTCGCGGCCGGACTGCTGGCCGAAGCCGGTACGCCGCCGACTGTCGAGAAGACGTATCTGTCGTATCTGTACATGTGCGGCGGCGACCCGCCGACAGAGACGGACTACGACGACTTCGAGCCGCTGTTCGACACGGAACTCCGGGCCATCACCGCCCACGTACTCTTGCCCGTCGGCGAGCGCGCCACCCGACACGTGTTCGCGAACACGACATCGGAGCCGACCGAGTCGATAGACATGGACGCACGCCACGCGACCGAAGTCGTCGGGAGCGGCTGGCTTGTCTTCCCTATCAAGGAGCCCGCGGAGTGGACTGACGACGATGAGGAAGCCCTCGTCGACGCGCTGACGGCGCTGTTGGAAACGGACTATCGCCGGGAGGCGGACCTCGGCCGGTTCATGCCGGGCGAGGACCCGTATCTGGTTCGGTAA
- a CDS encoding acyl-CoA carboxylase subunit beta yields MSHDDRVEDLRERKAEAERGGGEERIEAQHDRGKLTARERIDYFLDDDTFVEIDSLREHRSTNFDMAEKKVPGDGVVVGYGKVDGRRVYVFAHDFTVFGGSLGEAFAQKVCKVMDKAIETGAPIIGLNDSAGARIQEGIDSLAGYADIFHRNQQASGVVPQISAIMGPCAGGAVYSPSITDFIYMVEETSHMFITGPDVIETVTGEEVGFDELGGAKTHASESGVAHFTAADEKDAMDDIRYLLSYLPQNNVEDPPRVKPWDDPERRDEELKTAVPNAPQKPYDMTDVVGRIVDEDSFFEVAEDFARNIVIGFARMDGHSVGVVGNQPRVNAGTLDINASRKGARFVRFCDAFNIPILTFVDVPGFMPGKDQERNAIINHGAKLLYAYSEATVPLVTVITRKAYGGAYDVMASKHIGADMNYAWPTAEIAVMGPKGAVNVLYDDELEDADDVEARRQQLIDEYRDAFANPYTAAERGFVDDVIEPQETRPRLINDLDLLRGKRKDQPDRKHGNIPL; encoded by the coding sequence GTGAGCCACGATGACCGTGTCGAGGACCTTCGAGAACGGAAAGCCGAAGCCGAGCGGGGTGGTGGCGAGGAACGAATCGAGGCGCAACACGACCGCGGGAAACTCACCGCGCGTGAGCGCATCGATTACTTCCTCGACGACGACACCTTCGTCGAGATCGACTCGCTCCGTGAACACCGCTCGACGAACTTCGACATGGCCGAGAAGAAGGTACCCGGCGACGGCGTCGTCGTCGGCTACGGGAAAGTCGACGGCCGCCGGGTGTACGTCTTCGCCCACGATTTCACCGTCTTCGGCGGGTCACTGGGCGAGGCGTTCGCACAGAAGGTCTGTAAGGTGATGGACAAGGCCATCGAGACGGGCGCACCCATCATCGGCCTGAACGACTCCGCCGGCGCGCGGATTCAGGAGGGCATCGACTCGCTGGCGGGCTACGCCGACATCTTCCACCGCAATCAGCAGGCCAGCGGTGTCGTCCCACAGATTTCGGCCATTATGGGGCCGTGTGCCGGCGGCGCGGTGTACTCCCCTTCGATCACGGACTTCATCTACATGGTCGAGGAGACCAGCCACATGTTCATCACCGGCCCCGATGTCATCGAGACGGTGACCGGCGAGGAGGTCGGCTTCGACGAACTCGGCGGCGCGAAGACCCACGCCTCCGAGTCCGGGGTGGCCCATTTCACGGCCGCCGACGAGAAGGACGCGATGGACGACATCCGCTACCTGCTGTCGTATCTCCCCCAGAACAACGTCGAGGACCCGCCACGGGTCAAACCATGGGACGACCCCGAGCGCCGGGACGAGGAACTGAAGACGGCTGTGCCCAACGCGCCACAGAAGCCCTACGACATGACGGACGTCGTCGGCCGCATCGTCGACGAGGACTCCTTCTTCGAGGTCGCCGAGGACTTCGCGCGCAACATCGTCATCGGGTTCGCCCGCATGGACGGCCACAGCGTCGGCGTCGTCGGCAATCAGCCGCGGGTCAACGCCGGGACGCTCGACATCAACGCCTCGCGGAAGGGCGCTCGCTTCGTCCGGTTCTGTGACGCGTTCAACATCCCGATTCTCACGTTCGTCGACGTGCCCGGGTTCATGCCCGGCAAGGATCAAGAGCGCAACGCCATCATCAATCACGGCGCAAAGCTCCTGTACGCCTACTCCGAGGCCACCGTCCCGCTGGTGACCGTCATCACGCGGAAGGCATACGGCGGGGCCTACGACGTGATGGCGTCGAAACACATCGGCGCGGACATGAACTACGCTTGGCCCACCGCCGAAATCGCCGTGATGGGGCCGAAGGGTGCGGTGAACGTCCTCTACGACGACGAGCTGGAGGACGCCGATGACGTGGAGGCCCGCCGGCAGCAACTCATCGACGAGTACCGCGACGCCTTCGCGAACCCCTACACGGCGGCCGAGCGCGGCTTCGTCGACGACGTCATCGAACCCCAAGAGACCCGCCCGCGGCTCATCAACGATCTGGACCTGCTCCGGGGGAAACGCAAGGACCAGCCCGACCGCAAGCACGGCAACATCCCGCTGTAA
- a CDS encoding acc operon protein has protein sequence MAADTDSAVDAELVAEIAAQLDDASTDEAAAIAVAVGAHLTDRQRAAAAAAAAAAADSEDSWDGKQWSFSGRVEATQKRSVRVRSDAPTDPWSAAGRTERF, from the coding sequence ATGGCCGCTGACACAGACTCGGCTGTCGATGCCGAACTGGTCGCGGAGATCGCTGCACAGCTCGACGACGCCTCGACGGACGAGGCGGCTGCCATCGCCGTCGCTGTCGGCGCACACCTCACTGACCGCCAGCGCGCGGCCGCAGCGGCCGCAGCGGCCGCGGCAGCAGACAGCGAGGACTCCTGGGACGGCAAGCAGTGGTCCTTCTCCGGGCGCGTCGAAGCCACGCAAAAGCGGTCCGTTCGGGTCCGTTCGGACGCGCCAACCGACCCTTGGAGCGCCGCCGGCCGGACCGAACGGTTCTAA
- a CDS encoding acetyl-CoA carboxylase biotin carboxylase subunit, whose product MFDKVLVANRGEIAVRVMRACEELGIGTVAVYSDADKHAGHVRYADEAYNVGPARAADSYLDQEAIIDAAKQADADAIHPGYGFLAENADFAERVQDTEGITWVGPESESMEALGEKTKARKIMQSADVPIVPGTTDPVEDPEEVVEFGEENGFPVAIKAEGGGGGRGMKIVHDPEEAEEQLESAKREGEAYFSNDSVYLERYLENPRHIEVQIIADHHGNVRHLGERDCSLQRRHQKVIEEGPSPALNDALREQIGDAARRGVRESDYYNAGTVEFLVEEDTDREQGELLGEDANFYFLEVNTRIQVEHCVTEEITGIDIVKWQLRVAMDEEITFDQDDVEIEGHAMEFRINAENAADDFAPATGGSLDTYDPPGGIGVRLDDALRQGDDLVTDYDSMIAKLITYGGDREECIERGKRALKDFDIDGIPTVIPFHRLMLTDEKFVGGTHTTKYLDEQLDRTRVEEAQEKWGTVTESGGDDDEEVVEREFTVEVNGKRFQVDLEERGAPPINVGDVDADGGSQPQRPQGGSSSDSGGGSASTAEGQEVTAEMQGTILEVNVEEGDEVEAGDVLCVLEAMKMENDIVAERGGTVNDVAVSEGESVDMGDLLFVVG is encoded by the coding sequence ATGTTCGATAAGGTGCTCGTCGCTAATCGCGGGGAGATTGCGGTGCGCGTGATGCGCGCATGCGAGGAGTTGGGCATCGGTACAGTGGCCGTCTACTCTGACGCCGACAAGCACGCCGGCCATGTCCGGTACGCGGACGAGGCATACAACGTCGGCCCGGCCCGAGCCGCCGACTCCTATCTCGATCAGGAAGCGATTATCGACGCTGCCAAACAGGCGGACGCGGACGCCATCCATCCGGGGTACGGCTTCCTCGCCGAAAACGCCGACTTCGCCGAGCGCGTACAGGACACGGAGGGTATCACTTGGGTCGGCCCCGAGAGCGAGTCGATGGAGGCACTGGGCGAGAAGACGAAGGCCCGCAAAATCATGCAGTCGGCCGACGTGCCTATCGTCCCCGGAACGACCGACCCGGTCGAGGACCCCGAGGAAGTCGTCGAGTTCGGGGAGGAGAACGGCTTCCCAGTGGCAATCAAGGCCGAGGGCGGTGGTGGCGGCCGCGGGATGAAAATCGTCCACGACCCCGAGGAAGCCGAGGAGCAACTCGAAAGCGCAAAGCGGGAGGGCGAGGCGTACTTCTCGAACGATTCGGTGTATCTCGAACGCTATCTGGAGAATCCCCGCCACATCGAGGTTCAGATTATCGCCGACCACCACGGCAACGTCCGGCATCTGGGCGAGCGTGACTGCTCGCTCCAGCGACGCCACCAGAAGGTCATCGAGGAAGGCCCCTCGCCGGCCCTGAACGACGCCCTCCGCGAGCAAATCGGCGATGCTGCCCGCCGCGGTGTCCGTGAGTCGGACTACTACAACGCCGGGACCGTCGAGTTCCTCGTCGAAGAGGACACCGACCGCGAGCAGGGTGAACTGCTCGGTGAGGACGCGAACTTCTACTTCCTAGAGGTCAACACCCGAATCCAAGTGGAGCACTGCGTCACCGAGGAGATCACCGGTATTGACATCGTCAAGTGGCAGCTTCGGGTGGCGATGGACGAGGAGATTACCTTCGATCAAGACGACGTGGAGATCGAGGGCCACGCGATGGAGTTCCGCATCAACGCCGAGAACGCCGCCGACGACTTCGCGCCCGCGACGGGTGGCAGCCTCGACACGTACGACCCGCCGGGCGGCATCGGCGTTCGCCTCGACGACGCGCTCCGGCAGGGCGACGACCTCGTCACCGACTACGACTCGATGATCGCGAAGCTCATCACCTACGGCGGGGACCGCGAGGAGTGTATCGAGCGCGGGAAGCGGGCGCTCAAGGACTTCGACATCGACGGCATCCCAACCGTCATTCCGTTCCACCGCCTGATGCTCACCGACGAGAAGTTCGTCGGCGGCACGCACACCACGAAGTACCTCGACGAGCAACTCGACCGAACGCGCGTCGAGGAAGCGCAGGAGAAGTGGGGCACGGTCACTGAATCCGGCGGCGACGATGACGAGGAGGTCGTCGAGCGCGAATTTACTGTCGAGGTCAACGGCAAGCGCTTCCAAGTCGACCTCGAAGAGCGCGGCGCGCCCCCAATCAACGTCGGGGACGTGGACGCTGACGGCGGGAGCCAGCCACAGCGGCCACAGGGTGGCAGCAGTTCCGACAGCGGCGGCGGCAGTGCCTCCACCGCCGAGGGGCAGGAAGTCACCGCGGAGATGCAGGGGACGATTCTGGAGGTCAACGTCGAGGAAGGCGACGAGGTCGAGGCCGGTGACGTGCTCTGTGTGCTCGAAGCGATGAAGATGGAAAACGACATCGTCGCCGAACGCGGCGGCACTGTCAATGACGTGGCCGTCAGCGAGGGCGAATCCGTCGACATGGGCGACTTGCTGTTCGTGGTTGGGTGA
- a CDS encoding biotin--[acetyl-CoA-carboxylase] ligase, whose protein sequence is MNETRHRVLDALADGPVSGPTLADELDISRSAVWKHVEALREEGFEIRSDDAGYALGSVPEFGASAVEYGLDAPFAVEYHDSIPSTNARARDLAAEGASDSVVLADEQTGGRGRLDRDWHSPSGGVWLSVLFRPDVPMAHAPVFTLAAAVAVTRAAREAGVDASIKWPNDVLVRHDDGERKLVGILTEMEGEADRVSWVAVGIGINANVDPADLPEEANPTSLSAERGEPVDRRLFTQRLLEEFDALRQDTGQVVEAWREYATTLGQRVRVETPGGSIEGEAVDIQFPGALVIETESGTEIVSAGDCEHLRPVTE, encoded by the coding sequence ATGAACGAGACACGCCACCGGGTACTCGACGCACTGGCGGACGGCCCCGTCTCGGGGCCGACCCTCGCCGACGAACTGGATATCTCTCGCTCCGCAGTCTGGAAACACGTCGAAGCCCTTCGCGAGGAAGGGTTCGAGATACGGAGCGACGACGCAGGCTACGCCCTCGGTTCGGTTCCGGAGTTCGGGGCAAGCGCGGTCGAATACGGCCTCGATGCGCCCTTCGCCGTCGAGTATCACGACAGCATCCCGAGTACGAATGCACGGGCCCGAGATCTTGCGGCGGAGGGCGCGTCGGACAGTGTGGTGCTGGCCGACGAACAGACCGGCGGGCGGGGACGGCTCGACCGGGATTGGCACTCGCCAAGCGGCGGGGTCTGGCTCTCGGTGCTGTTCCGGCCCGACGTCCCGATGGCTCACGCGCCGGTGTTCACGCTTGCGGCGGCCGTCGCAGTAACGCGAGCGGCCCGCGAGGCCGGCGTCGATGCCAGTATCAAGTGGCCCAACGACGTGCTCGTCCGCCACGACGACGGGGAGCGTAAGCTGGTCGGGATCCTCACCGAGATGGAAGGTGAGGCTGACCGCGTCTCTTGGGTGGCCGTGGGCATCGGCATCAACGCGAACGTCGACCCTGCGGACCTCCCCGAGGAAGCGAACCCGACGAGCCTCTCGGCCGAACGCGGCGAACCGGTCGACCGGCGACTGTTCACGCAGCGACTGCTAGAAGAGTTCGACGCGCTGCGACAGGACACGGGGCAGGTCGTCGAGGCGTGGCGCGAGTATGCGACGACGCTGGGACAACGGGTCCGGGTCGAGACGCCGGGAGGCTCCATCGAGGGCGAAGCCGTGGACATCCAGTTCCCGGGCGCGCTCGTCATCGAGACAGAATCCGGTACAGAGATCGTTTCAGCGGGGGACTGTGAGCATCTCCGCCCGGTTACGGAGTGA
- a CDS encoding universal stress protein yields the protein MYNRILVPTDGSPGTRDILTHAKTLAAAHDSEIHALYVVDTGRFSTLPHEPTWESVTDSLHREGEMALDMVERLVADDVTVTRATAEGSPSREIVDYANQHACDLIVMGTHGRGGIDRLLLGSVAERVVRSAHIPVVTVPVETTLQDVSEDEQPAGVPQ from the coding sequence ATGTACAACAGGATACTGGTACCGACGGACGGTTCACCGGGAACGAGAGATATACTCACACATGCTAAGACACTCGCAGCGGCCCACGACAGCGAGATTCACGCGCTGTACGTCGTCGATACCGGTCGGTTCTCGACGCTCCCACACGAACCGACGTGGGAGAGCGTCACCGACTCGCTCCACCGCGAGGGCGAGATGGCACTGGACATGGTGGAGCGCCTCGTCGCCGATGATGTGACTGTCACGCGAGCGACGGCCGAGGGAAGCCCAAGCCGAGAAATCGTCGACTACGCGAATCAGCACGCCTGTGACCTCATCGTGATGGGGACGCACGGACGGGGCGGCATCGACCGCCTGCTACTGGGGAGCGTCGCCGAACGGGTCGTCCGGTCGGCTCACATCCCGGTCGTCACCGTTCCGGTAGAGACAACGCTGCAAGATGTCTCGGAGGACGAGCAGCCTGCCGGCGTCCCGCAGTGA
- a CDS encoding SHOCT domain-containing protein, with protein sequence MPSTTDRALSTPLKVLLYGLLGVVSLIVVLAAVRLVFGLFFGLVGLLFGIISLAATIGVLVAIGYAVYWLVSRAVGRDEQAATTDVTQATDAVGVTSTTETDPVERLSERYANGELTEAELERRLEQALDEPSVDGSEMGGVERDRELN encoded by the coding sequence ATGCCCTCCACCACCGATCGTGCTCTGAGCACACCGCTGAAAGTACTGCTGTACGGTCTGCTGGGCGTCGTCTCGCTAATCGTCGTCCTTGCGGCCGTACGGCTCGTCTTCGGGCTGTTCTTTGGGCTTGTGGGTCTGCTGTTCGGTATCATCTCCTTGGCCGCTACGATTGGGGTTCTTGTGGCTATCGGGTATGCCGTGTACTGGCTCGTGTCGAGGGCTGTTGGGCGAGACGAGCAGGCGGCGACCACTGACGTGACACAGGCTACCGACGCAGTGGGTGTGACCAGCACCACCGAGACGGACCCCGTTGAACGACTCTCCGAGCGCTACGCCAACGGGGAGCTAACCGAGGCCGAACTGGAACGACGGCTCGAACAGGCGCTCGACGAACCGTCCGTGGACGGGTCCGAAATGGGCGGCGTCGAACGGGACCGAGAGCTGAACTGA
- a CDS encoding amidohydrolase family protein, with protein MILEGTILTGRSFEAVEGRVVVEDGEITAIEEAAVDSDDIVVPSFVNAHTHIGDSIAKEAGEGLSLEELVAPPDGLKHRLLRDASKDELVAAMARSLSFMEQAGTGAFVEFREGGVEGVEAIRDALSDSSLESVILGRETTDAMELADGFGASGANDSEFGAERRATRDAGKLFGIHAGEVDSSDINPALDLDPDFLVHMVHAESLHLQRVADSELPVVVCPRSNIVTDVGRPPVEELTERTTVALGTDNVMLNSPSMFREMEFTAKLYDISAREVLRMATVNGAEIAGLGGGLIKTGQPARLQVLDGDSDNLSGARNPVRAVVRRAGTDDVQRVVHP; from the coding sequence ATGATTCTCGAAGGGACGATTCTGACGGGGCGGTCGTTCGAGGCCGTCGAGGGTCGCGTCGTCGTCGAGGACGGGGAGATAACCGCCATCGAGGAGGCAGCCGTTGATAGCGACGACATCGTGGTGCCGTCGTTCGTCAACGCCCACACGCACATCGGCGACTCGATTGCGAAGGAGGCCGGCGAGGGGCTCTCGCTGGAAGAACTGGTCGCGCCGCCGGACGGCCTGAAACACCGCTTGCTCCGTGACGCCAGCAAGGACGAACTGGTCGCCGCCATGGCGCGGTCACTGTCGTTCATGGAACAGGCCGGGACCGGCGCGTTCGTGGAGTTCCGTGAGGGCGGCGTCGAGGGCGTCGAGGCGATACGCGACGCGCTGTCGGACTCGTCGCTCGAAAGCGTGATTCTCGGGCGCGAGACGACTGACGCGATGGAACTGGCCGATGGGTTCGGTGCGAGCGGGGCCAACGATAGCGAGTTCGGGGCGGAACGGCGCGCCACCCGGGACGCCGGGAAACTGTTCGGCATCCACGCCGGCGAGGTCGACAGCTCCGACATCAACCCCGCGCTCGATCTCGACCCGGATTTCCTCGTCCACATGGTCCACGCGGAGTCGCTACATCTCCAGCGGGTCGCTGACAGCGAACTCCCGGTCGTCGTCTGTCCCCGGTCGAACATCGTCACCGATGTGGGCCGTCCGCCAGTCGAGGAACTGACCGAGCGGACGACAGTTGCGCTCGGGACGGACAACGTCATGCTCAACAGCCCCTCGATGTTCCGCGAGATGGAGTTCACCGCGAAGCTGTACGATATCTCGGCCCGCGAGGTGTTGCGGATGGCGACGGTCAACGGAGCCGAAATCGCGGGGCTTGGCGGCGGTCTCATCAAGACCGGCCAGCCGGCACGGCTGCAAGTCCTCGACGGGGATTCGGATAACCTCTCCGGGGCGCGAAACCCTGTCCGCGCCGTCGTTCGCCGGGCGGGGACAGACGACGTTCAACGGGTCGTCCATCCGTGA